Proteins from one Romboutsia sp. CE17 genomic window:
- a CDS encoding sensor histidine kinase has translation MYLIDLLFIDIPEFIVIFLLISILVNNKFTTNQLIWSTVIYSIITIIKYTTGTSLGSTIQGLTICISIYIMTNIRFVNICIATITSLVIRFMLDVIALIIINNMGIKLEVILNNKLYKIIVCHICLITLYGIYIIIKKYKEKHQVEINKKIKNISLYINKNIESIIVSSSILVLLVITIILLDLENNKDKNLGSSNLIAIYLFFSLIILIIGLILTIINHNKQKILSKLENNLMQTNLNQMKETVDLLRIQKHDYMNHLQVILMQVTNGKNEDAKNYILSIANENSNSIIYFNTGNSYIDAVLNTKKRRASKYNIELTACIDSLLEKIELSDSELTSILLNIVDNSIDELKKFNRDYKYIHVDTYKEDDFYNISIKNNGSKIEDINKIFELGYSSKGKDRGYGLYHIKKILESYNCTLDIYSDEIETEFIIKIPEIKNIVI, from the coding sequence ATGTATTTAATAGACCTATTATTTATAGATATACCCGAGTTTATAGTTATATTTTTATTAATATCTATACTAGTTAATAATAAATTTACAACAAATCAGTTAATATGGAGTACGGTTATTTATTCAATAATTACAATAATAAAGTATACAACTGGAACATCTTTAGGAAGTACAATTCAAGGATTAACAATATGTATATCTATATACATAATGACTAATATAAGGTTTGTTAATATATGTATAGCAACGATTACATCATTAGTTATAAGGTTTATGCTTGATGTAATAGCACTAATTATTATTAATAATATGGGGATAAAATTAGAAGTGATATTAAACAATAAATTATATAAAATAATTGTATGTCATATTTGTCTAATTACACTTTATGGAATCTATATTATAATTAAAAAATATAAAGAAAAACATCAAGTAGAGATAAATAAAAAAATAAAAAATATTAGTTTATATATTAATAAAAATATAGAATCTATTATAGTATCATCAAGTATACTAGTTTTATTAGTAATAACGATTATATTATTAGATTTAGAAAATAATAAAGATAAAAATCTAGGGTCTAGCAATTTAATAGCAATATATCTATTTTTTTCATTAATAATTTTAATAATAGGATTAATTTTAACAATTATAAATCATAACAAGCAAAAAATATTAAGTAAATTAGAAAATAATCTAATGCAAACAAATTTAAATCAAATGAAAGAAACTGTAGACTTACTAAGAATACAAAAGCATGATTATATGAATCATTTACAGGTTATATTAATGCAAGTTACAAATGGAAAAAATGAAGATGCAAAAAACTATATATTAAGTATAGCAAATGAAAATAGCAACTCTATTATATATTTTAATACAGGAAATTCTTATATAGATGCAGTTCTTAATACTAAGAAAAGAAGAGCATCTAAGTATAATATAGAATTAACTGCATGTATAGATAGCTTATTAGAAAAAATAGAGTTATCAGACTCAGAACTTACTTCAATACTTCTAAATATAGTTGATAATTCAATAGATGAACTTAAAAAATTCAATAGAGATTATAAATATATACATGTAGATACTTATAAAGAAGACGATTTTTATAATATATCTATAAAAAATAATGGTAGCAAGATAGAAGATATTAATAAGATATTTGAACTTGGATATTCATCAAAGGGGAAAGATAGAGGGTATGGTTTATATCATATAAAGAAAATATTAGAATCATATAATTGTACATTAGATATATATAGTGATGAAATTGAAACTGAATTTATAATAAAAATACCAGAAATAAAAAATATTGTAATATAG
- the sstT gene encoding serine/threonine transporter SstT yields the protein MKELLKKWNSISLVKRILVGLIIGIILATTVPTYASPITILGSLFVSALKGVAPILVFFLVMTAISQHESGKKTNMSSIIGLYLLGTFLAALIAVIASFMFPIKLTLGVTANDVAPPGGVAEVLKNLLVNIVDNPVKALFNANYIGILAWALILGLALKNSAESTKTMISNVSDALSQVVRWIISFAPFGIMGLVFDSIATQGLETLLGYGQLIILLVGSMAFIALIVNPIIVFGATHQNPYPLVFKCLKDSGITAFFTRSSAANIPVNMELCEELGLDKDTYSVSIPLGATINMAGAAITISILTLAAVNTLGIKVDVGMALVLSLLSTISACGSSGVAGGSLLLVPLACSLFGIPNDIAMQVVGVGFIVGVIQDSCETALNSSTDVLFTAAAEYAKLRKSRSKKEVNV from the coding sequence ATGAAAGAATTATTAAAAAAATGGAACAGTATAAGCTTAGTAAAGAGAATTTTAGTTGGATTAATTATTGGTATTATATTAGCTACAACAGTTCCAACATACGCTAGTCCAATAACTATACTTGGATCACTTTTTGTAAGCGCATTAAAAGGTGTTGCACCTATTTTAGTATTTTTCTTAGTAATGACAGCTATATCACAACATGAAAGTGGTAAAAAGACTAATATGAGTTCAATTATAGGGCTTTATCTTTTAGGAACATTTTTAGCAGCGCTAATTGCAGTTATAGCAAGTTTTATGTTCCCGATTAAACTAACTCTTGGAGTTACTGCTAATGATGTGGCACCTCCAGGCGGTGTTGCAGAGGTATTAAAAAATTTACTTGTAAATATAGTTGATAATCCAGTTAAGGCATTATTTAATGCTAACTATATAGGAATATTAGCATGGGCATTAATTTTAGGTCTTGCACTTAAAAATTCTGCAGAGTCTACAAAAACAATGATTAGCAATGTATCAGACGCTTTATCTCAAGTAGTTAGATGGATTATAAGTTTTGCACCATTTGGAATAATGGGCCTTGTATTTGATAGTATAGCTACACAAGGTTTAGAAACATTACTAGGATATGGGCAGTTAATAATATTATTAGTAGGTTCCATGGCATTTATAGCTCTTATAGTAAACCCAATTATAGTATTTGGAGCGACTCACCAAAATCCATATCCATTGGTATTTAAATGTTTAAAAGATAGTGGAATAACTGCCTTTTTTACACGTAGTTCTGCAGCAAATATACCAGTAAATATGGAACTATGTGAAGAATTAGGATTAGATAAAGATACTTATTCAGTTTCTATACCATTAGGTGCCACAATAAATATGGCAGGAGCTGCTATAACAATATCAATACTAACACTTGCAGCAGTAAATACACTAGGAATAAAAGTAGATGTAGGTATGGCTTTAGTTTTAAGTTTATTATCAACAATAAGTGCTTGTGGATCCTCAGGAGTAGCTGGAGGTTCATTATTACTAGTACCTCTTGCTTGTAGTTTATTTGGGATACCAAATGACATTGCAATGCAAGTTGTTGGAGTTGGATTTATAGTAGGAGTTATACAAGATTCTTGCGAAACAGCTCTTAACTCTTCTACAGATGTTCTTTTTACAGCTGCAGCAGAATATGCTAAGCTTCGTAAGAGTAGAAGTAAAAAAGAAGTAAATGTATAA
- a CDS encoding patatin-like phospholipase family protein gives MNKIGLILEGGGMRGIYTAGVLDFFIEKDIEVDCVIGVSAGSCHGASYLSKQLKRSYNVTVDYLKHKDYLSFRNLIKTGSMFGMEFIFNKIPNELNVYDYDTFNKSKTKFIAVTTNCETGKAEYFQLKDLNKDIPYMQASSSIPMFSNIVEVNGYKLLDGGVADSIPIEYAIKNGYKKNIVILTRDETYEKGQQKFIPIIKRKYREYPKLIEAIENRHINYNRSLKRLKELEKNNEVLIIRPKNPVKISQVEKNISKLTSLYEDGYNDAKALYSNIIDFINE, from the coding sequence ATGAATAAAATAGGATTAATATTAGAAGGAGGCGGTATGAGGGGGATTTATACTGCTGGAGTATTAGATTTTTTTATAGAAAAAGATATTGAAGTTGATTGTGTAATTGGTGTATCTGCAGGAAGTTGTCATGGTGCATCATATTTATCAAAGCAATTAAAAAGATCATATAATGTAACTGTAGATTATCTTAAGCATAAAGATTATCTAAGTTTTAGAAACTTAATAAAAACAGGCTCTATGTTTGGAATGGAATTTATATTTAATAAGATACCTAATGAATTAAATGTTTATGATTATGATACTTTCAATAAATCAAAAACTAAATTCATAGCAGTAACAACTAATTGTGAAACGGGAAAAGCAGAATATTTTCAACTTAAAGATTTAAATAAAGATATTCCTTATATGCAAGCATCCTCATCTATACCAATGTTTTCTAATATAGTAGAGGTGAATGGATATAAGCTTTTAGATGGTGGTGTTGCAGACTCTATACCTATAGAATATGCAATAAAAAATGGATATAAGAAAAATATAGTAATACTTACTCGAGATGAAACCTATGAAAAAGGGCAGCAAAAATTTATTCCTATTATAAAAAGAAAATATAGGGAATATCCCAAACTTATAGAAGCTATAGAAAATAGACATATAAACTATAATAGAAGTCTAAAAAGATTAAAAGAGCTAGAAAAAAATAATGAAGTTCTTATAATAAGACCTAAAAATCCTGTAAAAATTAGTCAGGTTGAGAAAAATATATCAAAACTTACTTCTTTATATGAAGATGGATATAATGATGCAAAAGCTCTATATAGCAATATAATAGATTTTATTAACGAATAA
- a CDS encoding pyridoxamine 5'-phosphate oxidase family protein, with product MTLKDNLDICSINLIPYKELSLEEIYKVLDKSILCKLGLCIENTPYIVPMYFHYTTESDGIYFYMASEKRGKKIKSIYNNKNISIEIDNPVDYTCNANFESIIISGEIVSIKSVKPKNIYIQKIFSDNQILEKEYLENRNLDDLLLIKIKVNDISGRVTLY from the coding sequence ATGACTTTAAAGGATAATCTTGATATTTGTTCAATAAATCTAATTCCGTATAAAGAATTATCATTAGAAGAAATATATAAGGTTTTAGATAAGAGTATATTGTGTAAATTGGGTTTATGTATAGAAAATACCCCATATATAGTTCCTATGTACTTTCACTATACCACAGAAAGTGATGGAATTTATTTTTATATGGCTAGTGAGAAGAGAGGGAAAAAAATAAAGAGCATTTATAATAATAAAAATATTTCTATAGAAATAGACAATCCGGTTGATTACACTTGTAATGCAAATTTTGAAAGTATTATTATTTCTGGGGAAATAGTATCAATAAAAAGTGTTAAACCTAAAAATATATATATACAAAAAATATTTAGTGATAATCAGATATTAGAAAAAGAGTATTTAGAAAATCGCAACCTAGATGATTTACTGTTAATAAAAATAAAAGTTAATGATATTTCAGGAAGAGTAACTCTATATTAA
- a CDS encoding BMP family lipoprotein: protein MKIKKILSLGLILSLASSVLVGCSSSNESSGDDNKTKITMIADLGGINDQSFNQSAWEGLQRAEKELGVEISVLESKQVSDYDANVETAVDQDSDLIIGIGFQMDKAIENAAKSYPEQKFAIIDYAYENQPANVNSIMFKAEEASYLVGLIAAKMSETGKVGFIGGTKVPVIESFEYGFLAGAESVGNNIKVSRQYADTYADAAKGKAIANQMHKDDVDIIFTAAGSTGTGAIEAARENNKKAIGVDMDQNFVAPENVITSAIKRVDNVVFDMVKNLLDGKFNGGEVTVCGLKEDAVGIAPSTKNFVSEEILKFVEEQAEKIKNGEIVVPVNEEQYNKAK, encoded by the coding sequence ATGAAAATAAAAAAAATTTTATCACTAGGATTAATACTATCATTAGCATCTTCAGTTTTAGTAGGATGTAGTTCAAGTAATGAAAGCTCAGGAGATGATAATAAGACTAAAATAACTATGATAGCAGATTTAGGTGGAATAAACGATCAAAGTTTTAACCAAAGTGCTTGGGAAGGTTTACAAAGAGCTGAAAAAGAATTAGGGGTAGAAATTAGTGTTTTAGAATCTAAACAAGTATCAGATTATGATGCTAATGTAGAAACTGCAGTAGATCAAGATTCTGATTTAATAATAGGTATAGGATTCCAAATGGACAAAGCTATAGAAAATGCAGCAAAGAGTTATCCAGAACAAAAATTCGCAATAATAGATTATGCATATGAAAATCAACCAGCTAATGTTAATTCAATAATGTTTAAAGCGGAAGAAGCATCTTATTTAGTTGGACTAATTGCAGCTAAAATGAGTGAAACTGGAAAAGTTGGATTTATAGGTGGAACTAAAGTACCTGTGATAGAAAGTTTTGAATATGGATTTTTAGCAGGTGCAGAATCTGTAGGAAATAATATAAAAGTATCTAGACAGTATGCAGACACATATGCAGATGCAGCTAAAGGAAAAGCAATAGCTAATCAAATGCATAAGGATGATGTTGATATAATATTTACAGCAGCAGGAAGCACGGGAACTGGAGCAATAGAAGCTGCTAGAGAAAATAATAAAAAAGCTATAGGTGTTGATATGGATCAAAACTTTGTAGCACCAGAGAATGTTATAACATCAGCTATAAAAAGAGTTGACAATGTAGTATTCGACATGGTAAAAAATTTATTAGATGGCAAATTTAATGGTGGCGAAGTAACTGTATGCGGCTTAAAAGAGGATGCAGTAGGAATTGCGCCATCAACTAAAAACTTTGTAAGTGAAGAAATTTTAAAATTCGTTGAAGAACAAGCTGAAAAAATAAAAAATGGTGAAATAGTTGTTCCAGTGAATGAAGAACAATATAATAAAGCAAAATAA
- the deoD gene encoding purine-nucleoside phosphorylase: MGLTAHNNANKGDIAETILLPGDPLRAKFIAENFLEDAVQYNTVRGMYGYTGYYKGKRISVQGTGMGGPSMGIYSYELIHFYGVKNLIRIGSAGALNKDLKIQDLVIGMAASTDSNYGAQYNLPGTYAPSASFELVKKAYDIAKEKGIDAKVGNILSSDVFYNDNGMDSLKTWSKMNILAVEMEAAALYMNAARAGVNALCMLTISDLPFEGVATTAMERQTAFTKMMEVALELA; this comes from the coding sequence ATGGGATTAACAGCACACAATAATGCTAATAAGGGAGATATAGCAGAAACTATATTATTACCAGGTGATCCATTAAGAGCTAAGTTTATAGCAGAAAACTTTTTAGAAGATGCAGTTCAATACAATACAGTAAGAGGAATGTATGGATATACTGGTTACTACAAAGGAAAGAGAATATCTGTACAAGGTACTGGTATGGGTGGACCATCTATGGGAATATACTCATATGAATTAATACACTTTTATGGAGTTAAAAATCTTATAAGAATAGGTTCTGCAGGAGCTTTAAATAAGGACTTAAAAATACAAGATTTAGTAATAGGTATGGCAGCGAGTACTGATTCTAACTATGGCGCTCAATATAACTTACCAGGAACTTATGCTCCATCTGCTAGTTTTGAGCTTGTAAAAAAAGCTTATGATATAGCAAAAGAAAAAGGCATAGATGCTAAAGTTGGAAATATATTATCAAGCGATGTTTTCTATAATGACAACGGAATGGATTCATTAAAAACATGGAGCAAGATGAATATATTAGCAGTAGAAATGGAAGCAGCAGCCCTTTATATGAATGCTGCAAGAGCTGGTGTTAACGCACTTTGTATGTTAACTATATCAGATTTACCATTTGAAGGTGTTGCTACAACTGCAATGGAAAGACAAACTGCTTTTACTAAAATGATGGAAGTAGCATTAGAATTAGCTTAA
- a CDS encoding NAD(P)/FAD-dependent oxidoreductase, with product MKKYAKLQKNIDGKEKYSITPMIPGGYITPDQLIKIGEVAKKYKASVRLTSAQKITIGNLMKEDIDNIWKDLNMEPAIKDICSVINIDICSANFCRRSKYPIIGLGMKITKKYHGMELPAKVKIAVAGCKNSCTNAYSKDIGVLPDIDGKLFIVIGGKSGLKQRKYDLLADNLNERDVMLIIGKLLNYYKINALEGERLSSFIDRLSIEKIKEDILIKLK from the coding sequence ATGAAGAAATACGCAAAGTTACAGAAAAATATAGATGGGAAAGAAAAATATTCAATAACACCTATGATTCCTGGAGGATATATAACTCCGGATCAGCTTATAAAAATAGGAGAAGTTGCAAAAAAGTATAAAGCATCAGTAAGACTGACTTCAGCTCAGAAAATAACTATTGGAAATTTAATGAAAGAAGATATAGATAATATATGGAAAGATTTAAATATGGAACCTGCTATTAAAGATATATGTTCAGTTATAAATATAGATATATGTTCAGCTAATTTTTGTAGAAGATCGAAATACCCTATAATAGGGTTAGGAATGAAGATAACTAAAAAGTATCACGGAATGGAGCTACCTGCAAAAGTAAAAATAGCAGTTGCTGGCTGTAAAAATTCATGCACAAACGCATATTCAAAAGATATAGGTGTACTACCTGATATAGATGGAAAATTATTTATAGTTATCGGAGGAAAAAGTGGTTTAAAACAAAGAAAATATGATTTACTTGCAGATAATTTAAATGAGAGAGATGTCATGTTAATAATTGGAAAACTTCTTAATTACTATAAAATAAACGCATTGGAAGGAGAAAGACTTAGTAGTTTTATAGATAGATTAAGTATAGAGAAAATAAAAGAAGATATACTAATCAAGCTAAAGTAA
- a CDS encoding ABC transporter ATP-binding protein, producing MKKLWKYIFKYKLLFFTRVITISMAALSVIAFDFIMGFIVDIFANGESQRFIPIIITSIALIIILFITEYIDGLVMSSYIKNTVNYMRTDIFNKILNKDMKDFALDNSGKYISILYNDIKIIEDSLFNNIFQVISSFISFIISLVFLFSISPAIVIFIAIFGTLGFIIPNVLSKKLVIEKNNYSSNLEDITSVTKDLFSGFEVIKGFNIGFKIKEIFKQSSTTVESSKRRCSILEAVIRGFSLSFSVTIYLGVLILGGYLMYKGSVSVGTAIIIIQLSTHIVGPVKVSISLINQIKSVSLIADKIDSMINNSNDNIECLELPLFEENIKVSNLNFSYTDDRKTLSNININFDKNKKYAIVGESGSGKSTLIKLLMRYYKNYDGDILIDNKNLQNILSHDLYKNMSMIQQNVFMFDDSIKENIKLFSNYSDKEVLNICKRAGLSNLIESLPNGIDSLVGENGNKLSGGEKQRIAIARSLINNTKILILDESTSALDNETAYHLENSLLSIEDLTLIVVTHKLIRNTLLKYDEIIVMKDGMIIEKGTFDELIEYKGYFYSLYYLQN from the coding sequence ATGAAAAAATTATGGAAATACATCTTTAAATATAAACTTTTATTTTTCACAAGAGTTATAACCATATCAATGGCAGCTTTATCTGTTATAGCTTTTGATTTTATTATGGGATTTATAGTAGATATATTTGCAAATGGAGAAAGTCAAAGATTTATTCCTATTATTATAACAAGTATTGCGCTTATAATAATTTTATTTATAACAGAGTACATAGACGGTTTAGTTATGTCATCTTATATAAAAAATACAGTTAATTATATGAGAACTGATATATTTAACAAAATATTAAATAAGGATATGAAAGACTTTGCTTTAGATAATAGTGGTAAGTACATATCAATTCTTTATAATGATATTAAAATAATAGAAGATAGCTTATTTAATAATATATTCCAAGTTATTTCTTCTTTTATATCATTTATAATATCATTAGTTTTTTTATTTTCTATTAGTCCAGCCATAGTAATTTTTATAGCTATATTTGGGACTTTAGGATTTATTATACCAAATGTTCTATCAAAAAAATTAGTAATTGAGAAGAATAATTATTCAAGTAACCTTGAAGATATTACTTCAGTTACAAAAGATCTATTTTCTGGATTTGAAGTAATAAAAGGGTTTAATATAGGATTTAAGATCAAGGAAATTTTTAAACAATCATCTACTACTGTTGAAAGTAGTAAGAGAAGATGTTCTATACTTGAAGCGGTAATAAGAGGATTTTCACTTTCATTTAGTGTAACCATATACTTAGGTGTTTTAATCTTAGGTGGATACTTAATGTACAAAGGAAGTGTATCTGTTGGAACAGCAATAATAATAATTCAATTAAGTACACACATAGTTGGACCTGTTAAGGTAAGCATATCTCTAATAAATCAAATAAAATCAGTATCTCTTATTGCTGATAAAATTGATAGTATGATTAACAATTCAAATGACAATATTGAATGTTTAGAATTACCGTTATTTGAGGAAAATATAAAAGTTAGTAATTTGAATTTCTCTTACACGGATGATAGAAAGACGTTATCTAATATAAATATAAACTTTGATAAAAATAAAAAGTATGCAATTGTAGGAGAGAGCGGAAGTGGTAAAAGTACATTAATTAAGCTATTAATGAGATATTATAAAAACTATGATGGAGATATATTAATAGATAATAAAAATCTTCAAAATATACTAAGCCATGATTTGTATAAAAATATGTCTATGATTCAACAAAATGTATTTATGTTTGATGATAGTATAAAAGAGAATATAAAACTATTTTCAAACTATAGTGATAAAGAAGTTTTAAATATTTGTAAAAGAGCGGGCCTATCTAATTTAATAGAATCACTTCCTAATGGAATTGATTCTTTAGTTGGAGAAAATGGAAATAAGTTATCTGGAGGAGAAAAGCAAAGAATAGCTATTGCTAGATCATTAATAAATAATACAAAAATTCTAATTTTAGATGAATCGACTTCTGCTTTAGATAATGAAACTGCATATCACTTAGAAAATTCATTATTATCTATTGAAGATTTGACATTAATAGTCGTAACACACAAGCTTATAAGAAATACATTACTTAAATATGATGAAATAATTGTTATGAAAGATGGTATGATTATAGAAAAAGGAACTTTTGATGAGTTAATTGAATATAAGGGATATTTTTATAGTTTATATTACTTGCAAAATTAA
- a CDS encoding B3/B4 domain-containing protein, which produces MLINISNEFKENNIDVAIGSIRAKVKIKKSDDELWKIINEKCIEIQNKYKLEDVLKIENIHSSRVAYKKLGKDPSRYKVSSESLVRRIVKGNELYKVNNVVDINNLISLISGYSIGCYDNDKIDNTILFNVGEEGSSYKGIGRGDINLSNMPLFEDKDGKFGSTTSDSDRAMIRDNTENIAMNIISFDGDKQLNTYIDYACELLKKFADADIIDINIFKN; this is translated from the coding sequence ATGTTAATAAATATTTCAAATGAGTTTAAAGAAAATAATATAGATGTAGCTATAGGAAGCATACGAGCTAAGGTGAAAATAAAAAAGAGTGATGATGAACTATGGAAAATTATAAACGAAAAATGCATAGAAATTCAAAATAAATACAAGCTAGAAGATGTTTTAAAAATAGAAAATATACATAGTTCGAGAGTTGCTTATAAAAAATTAGGCAAAGATCCAAGTAGGTATAAAGTGTCTTCAGAATCTTTAGTAAGAAGAATAGTAAAAGGTAATGAATTATATAAAGTAAATAATGTCGTAGACATAAATAACTTAATATCATTAATAAGTGGTTATTCTATAGGATGTTATGATAATGATAAGATAGATAATACAATATTATTTAACGTTGGAGAAGAAGGAAGCTCATATAAGGGTATAGGTAGAGGAGATATAAATTTAAGTAATATGCCTTTATTTGAAGACAAAGATGGTAAATTTGGTAGCACAACATCTGATTCGGATAGAGCCATGATTAGAGATAACACTGAAAATATAGCTATGAATATAATCTCTTTTGATGGAGATAAGCAATTAAATACTTATATTGATTATGCCTGTGAATTACTAAAGAAATTTGCAGATGCAGATATAATAGATATAAATATTTTTAAAAATTAA
- a CDS encoding CAP domain-containing protein — MIKKLKTLLALGVVTVVTAGTAAPANALSNTKTSTTKRVIYVCINGKKYQINTNCSNNNNNDSTSKPDNNTGSNGSTSKPDSDTDSNNGSTSKPDNNTGSNNDSTSKPDNNTDSNNGSTSKPDNNTGSNNDSTSKPDNNTDSNNGSTNQDSTNSFAAYQQEVVNLVNKERAKYGLSALKSNASLANVATIKSQDMIDKNYFDHTSPTYGSPFDMMKQFGISYKTAGENIAMGQKTPTEVVNAWMNSPGHRANILNENFTQIGVGVAKNSKGQLYWTQMFIG, encoded by the coding sequence ATGATTAAAAAATTAAAAACTTTATTAGCATTAGGAGTAGTTACTGTAGTTACTGCAGGTACAGCTGCACCAGCTAACGCTTTATCAAATACTAAAACTAGTACTACTAAAAGAGTTATATATGTATGTATAAATGGTAAAAAGTATCAAATAAATACAAATTGCTCTAACAACAATAATAACGATTCTACTAGTAAACCTGACAACAATACTGGTTCTAACGGATCTACTAGCAAACCTGATAGCGATACTGATTCTAATAACGGTTCTACTAGTAAGCCAGACAACAATACTGGTTCTAACAATGATTCTACTAGTAAGCCTGATAATAATACTGATTCTAATAACGGTTCTACTAGTAAGCCAGACAATAATACTGGTTCTAACAATGATTCTACTAGTAAACCTGATAACAATACTGATTCTAACAACGGTTCTACTAACCAAGATTCAACTAATAGCTTTGCAGCTTACCAACAAGAAGTTGTTAATTTAGTAAATAAAGAAAGAGCTAAATATGGTTTAAGTGCACTTAAATCAAATGCATCATTAGCTAATGTTGCTACAATAAAATCTCAAGATATGATTGATAAAAACTACTTTGATCATACTTCACCAACTTATGGTTCACCATTTGATATGATGAAGCAATTCGGAATAAGCTATAAGACTGCTGGCGAAAATATAGCTATGGGTCAAAAAACTCCAACAGAAGTTGTTAATGCTTGGATGAATTCTCCTGGGCATAGAGCTAATATATTAAATGAAAACTTTACTCAAATAGGAGTTGGAGTTGCAAAGAATTCAAAGGGACAATTATATTGGACACAAATGTTTATAGGATAA
- a CDS encoding type I restriction enzyme HsdR N-terminal domain-containing protein: MSQQLVKERVIKYLMEDLLVPHDMIDTDVPLSEFEEGAEGILDIIVNVKDSEDYYAPVLIVKCLDEDVAMEGETVQKQIDFLEDVDNITMAGRMILTNGNEMMYADWTGEEYDTEAELPTYETMVKEFFEMEEKIKELEADHHHECGCGCGHDHGHDHHEGGCCGGHNHGENHECGCNHHHE, translated from the coding sequence ATGTCACAACAATTAGTAAAAGAGAGAGTAATAAAATATTTAATGGAAGATTTACTAGTTCCTCACGATATGATAGATACAGATGTACCTTTATCTGAATTTGAAGAAGGAGCAGAAGGTATATTAGATATAATAGTAAATGTAAAAGATAGCGAAGACTATTATGCTCCAGTTTTAATAGTAAAATGCTTAGATGAAGATGTTGCTATGGAAGGTGAAACAGTTCAAAAGCAAATAGACTTCTTAGAAGATGTTGATAATATAACTATGGCTGGAAGAATGATATTAACTAACGGAAATGAAATGATGTATGCTGATTGGACTGGTGAAGAATATGATACAGAAGCAGAGCTTCCTACATATGAAACAATGGTAAAAGAATTCTTTGAAATGGAAGAAAAAATAAAAGAATTAGAAGCTGATCATCATCACGAATGTGGATGTGGATGTGGACATGATCATGGACACGATCATCATGAAGGTGGATGTTGTGGAGGACACAACCATGGTGAAAATCACGAATGCGGATGCAATCATCATCACGAATAA